The DNA window CCGGCGGCGTCACCAGCCTGTGCTGCACTCCGCAGACACGCCCGGTGCTGGACACCACCGCCGTCACCGAAATGATCCTCGACCGTGCCCGTGAATCCGCTCATGCCAAGGTCTTTCCCATCGGCGCCCTGTCGCGCAACCTCGCCGGCGAACAACTCGCCGAACTGGTAGCCCTGCGCGACGCCGGTTGTGTCGCTTTCGGCAACGGCCTGGAGCAGTTCAGCAGCAACCGCACCCTGCGCCGCGCCCTGGAATACGCCGCCACTTTCGACCTGACCGTGGTATTGCACTCCCAGGACCGCGACCTGGCCGAAGGCGGCCTCGCCCACGAAGGCCCGACCGCCAGCCTGCTCGGCCTGGCCGGTATCCCGGAAAGCGCCGAGACGGTCGCCCTGGCGCGCAACCTGCTGCTGGTGGAACAGGCCGGCGTGCGTGCGCACTTCACCCAGTTGAGCACGGCCCGTGGCGCACAGATGATCGCCGAAGCCCAGGCACGCGGCCTGCCGGTAACCGCCGACGTGGCGCTGTACCAGTTGATCCTCACCGACGAGGCACTGAGTGGTTTCTCCAGCCTCTATCATGTGCAACCGCCACTGCGCGGCGCAGCGGACCGCGAAGGCTTGCGCGAAGCGGTCAAGAGCGGCGTGATCTCCAGCATCGCCAGCCACCACCAGCCCCACGAAGTCGACGCCAAGCAGGCGCCT is part of the Pseudomonas sp. ABC1 genome and encodes:
- a CDS encoding dihydroorotase is translated as MSIEILGARLIDPASGRDEVTDLYLQGGTVAAIGAAPAGFKAEQSIDARGLVAAPGLVDLSVALREPGYSRKGSIASETLAAIAGGVTSLCCTPQTRPVLDTTAVTEMILDRARESAHAKVFPIGALSRNLAGEQLAELVALRDAGCVAFGNGLEQFSSNRTLRRALEYAATFDLTVVLHSQDRDLAEGGLAHEGPTASLLGLAGIPESAETVALARNLLLVEQAGVRAHFTQLSTARGAQMIAEAQARGLPVTADVALYQLILTDEALSGFSSLYHVQPPLRGAADREGLREAVKSGVISSIASHHQPHEVDAKQAPFGETEPGISSVELQLPLALSLVQDGLLDLPTLLARLSSGPAQALKLPAGTLAAGQPADIVLFDPQGSTLAGEVWYSKGQNCPFIGHCLPGAVRYTLVDGHIRFQR